Below is a window of Dictyostelium discoideum AX4 chromosome 1 chromosome, whole genome shotgun sequence DNA.
tccttgttttgaaataataaaacacctgttttttttttttttttttttttttttttttttttttttttttttttttttttttttttttttgattattttgaatgaATGATGATTCAGAATTGAAAACGACTATTTCCAATTGAtcattgtttattttttaaataattttttaaattaacaaatcagttttattaaatttgatcgATTTAATTgcaaattgtttttattttatttttttaaaataaaacaatataataaaacaatctacttttataaaaagaatgaattATATTAACTAAATTAGTGAGagttttttatattgtaaaactattttattttatttgcctaaaaaaaagtaaatgtgtgttttatttttattattataaaatatattttagttACCCTTAatgtataattatttaaacaaatttaagtgggtataaataaatttttttttttttttttttttttttaatcaaataataaatttaaattaaaatataattaaacaaatagaaaataaacataaaatGACACTTTttagtatttattttttttatttaattattaatattaaatgttttgtattaatttttatttttattataattataatagattcaatttcatcaatttcaaactCAACTGGTATCTCTAAACATAGTTTAATTGGAAATGTCGAAAGTAATACTAGTAGAAGTGGTGGTAACAGTATTTCATGGTTAGGTAGATTTGATGgctgtggtggttgtggtggtggttgtggtggatTCGGTGGTTGTGACagttcaaatttaaatattataaatattgatattgatattggtCGTCGTCGTAGATGCTGTTAATATTGAGCATCaatgatattaattaaaattttaaaaaaaataataacttaatgaaaataaaatataataaataaaaaaaaaaacaattaaaatttataattggtACGacatcattttattattccaatttttaaatataatatattatctttatttctttaaatttttgtttttttttattttgatactttctaaattattattacttctTAATTATTACTTTCTAAATTATCATGTTTCttttaacattttaaaactatttatgCCAAATCTAATAActtccaaaaataaataaaaaaaaattaaaattaaatcaaaggGAAAAACACAATTAAggaaaaaactttaaaaatatctaaatatttaaataaatgttagagttaatagtaaataaataattattgaagTACAAAAAtgtttgtaaataattttatataataaaaaaaaaaaataagtaaatttgtgtcttttttttatttaattaatattttagttACCTTTGATGTATGACaacttttgaaaatgaattatataaACTAAATTAGTGAGAGTTTTTTTATACTATAAAAATACAACATGTtagtaaaattattttattttatttactttaaAAGTAAATGtgtgtctttttttttaactaaaaaaaaaaaaaattattacctttgatgtataattatttaaacaaatttaagtggatataaaaaaaaaaaaaaaaaaaaaaaattttaaaaaccaaatatttaatttatattaaaatattaaacaaatagaaaataaacaTATAAAAATGACACTTTttagtatttatttttaatt
It encodes the following:
- a CDS encoding hssA/2C/7E family protein — encoded protein: MTLFNSISSISNSTGISKHSLIGNVESNTSRSGGNSISWLGRFDGCGGCGGGCGGFGGCDSSNLNIINIDIDIGRRRRCC